In the Desulfomicrobium escambiense DSM 10707 genome, one interval contains:
- the zupT gene encoding zinc transporter ZupT: MSEVWFALGLTAFAGLATGIGSIIAFTAKLSSYRFLSVATGFSAGVMLYVSFVEIFFKGQAVLVGHYGDPLGHWVNAAAFFGGMLVIGLIDNFIPEEANPHEIPPEAEADKVHGKSSSLWEITKNSRTPSTAPAQPLPGYEKKLMRMGLFTALAIGIHNLPEGLATFLAALQDPQLGVAIAVAVALHNIPEGVSVSVPIYFATGKRRKAFLYSFLSGLAEPVGAGIAYLAILFFAGGPGGVLPPQLTGILFGGVAGIMVYISLDELLPTSRAYGQGHDSLFGLLGGMVVMALSLLLMR, translated from the coding sequence ATGTCCGAAGTCTGGTTCGCCCTGGGCCTGACGGCCTTCGCCGGTCTGGCCACGGGAATCGGCAGCATCATCGCCTTCACGGCCAAGCTCTCCAGCTACCGATTTCTGTCCGTGGCCACGGGTTTTTCGGCCGGGGTGATGCTCTACGTCTCTTTCGTGGAGATATTCTTCAAGGGGCAGGCCGTTTTGGTCGGCCACTACGGTGATCCGCTCGGGCATTGGGTCAATGCGGCGGCGTTTTTCGGCGGGATGCTCGTCATCGGCCTCATTGACAATTTCATTCCCGAGGAGGCCAACCCCCACGAAATCCCCCCCGAGGCCGAGGCCGACAAAGTGCACGGCAAAAGTTCGTCCCTGTGGGAGATCACCAAGAACAGCCGCACTCCGTCCACGGCCCCAGCCCAGCCCCTGCCCGGCTACGAGAAGAAGCTCATGCGCATGGGCCTTTTCACGGCCCTGGCCATCGGCATCCACAACCTTCCCGAAGGTCTGGCCACGTTCCTGGCGGCCCTGCAGGACCCGCAACTGGGCGTGGCCATCGCTGTGGCCGTCGCCCTGCACAACATCCCCGAGGGCGTGAGCGTCTCGGTGCCCATCTACTTCGCCACCGGGAAGCGCCGGAAGGCCTTTCTCTATTCCTTTCTGAGCGGTCTGGCCGAGCCCGTCGGGGCGGGCATCGCCTACCTGGCCATCCTCTTTTTCGCTGGCGGACCCGGTGGCGTGCTGCCCCCGCAGTTGACGGGCATCCTCTTCGGCGGGGTGGCCGGGATCATGGTCTACATCAGTCTCGACGAGCTCCTCCCCACCAGCCGGGCCTACGGCCAAGGGCACGACAGCCTCTTCGGCCTGCTGGGCGGCATGGTCGTCATGGCGCTGAGCCTGCTGCTCATGCGCTGA
- a CDS encoding sensor histidine kinase: MTTETQPVVLSIDDDQFVRESLANFLEDFGFTVLQARDGEEGLEVFAANRPDMVMVDLRMPRMDGLQVLAKVREIAPETPIMVVSGAGDIRDVVEALRRGAWDYLIKPIQDMNILVHSVQSCLDRARLLRQNREYQQSLEESLDKLHRTQKEMIHSAKMAALGDLVAGVAHEVNTPIGVCVTASSFLAERTRQLRDLYERGEMKRSDLEKYLALAEESSASVLTNLERAAELVQSFKKVAADQSSEEKRSFELKSYLEQILVSLRPQFKRTPHKVHTDCPEGLVLDSYPGAVMQILTNLVMNSLIHGFADGLPGEIFIKVEPVGEAVALSYRDTGVGMDKEQRDRIYDPFYTTKRGSGGTGLGMNIVYNLVTQTLKGSILLETSPGQGATFLLTLPKDPDQTAGAAVPRDV; this comes from the coding sequence ATGACTACCGAAACGCAACCCGTGGTGCTGAGCATCGACGACGACCAGTTCGTCCGCGAGAGCCTGGCCAACTTCCTCGAGGATTTCGGGTTCACCGTACTGCAGGCGAGGGATGGCGAGGAGGGGCTTGAGGTCTTTGCCGCGAACCGTCCGGACATGGTCATGGTGGACCTGCGCATGCCGCGCATGGACGGGCTGCAGGTTCTGGCCAAGGTCAGGGAGATCGCCCCGGAAACGCCCATCATGGTCGTGTCCGGCGCGGGCGACATCCGCGACGTGGTCGAGGCCTTGCGCCGCGGGGCGTGGGATTACCTGATCAAGCCCATCCAGGACATGAACATCCTGGTGCATTCGGTGCAATCCTGCCTGGACAGGGCCCGGCTGCTGCGCCAGAATCGCGAATACCAGCAGAGTCTGGAGGAATCCCTCGACAAGCTGCACCGCACCCAGAAGGAGATGATCCACTCGGCCAAGATGGCGGCACTTGGCGATCTGGTGGCCGGGGTGGCCCACGAGGTCAACACCCCAATCGGGGTCTGCGTCACCGCGTCGTCCTTTCTCGCCGAGCGGACCCGCCAGCTTCGGGACCTGTACGAGAGGGGGGAGATGAAGCGCTCGGACCTGGAAAAATATCTCGCGCTGGCCGAGGAGTCGTCGGCCTCGGTGCTGACCAACCTGGAGAGGGCCGCCGAGCTGGTGCAGAGTTTCAAGAAGGTCGCCGCGGACCAGAGCTCGGAGGAGAAACGGTCCTTCGAGCTGAAGAGCTACCTGGAGCAGATATTGGTCAGCCTGCGCCCGCAGTTCAAGCGCACCCCGCACAAGGTGCATACGGACTGTCCCGAGGGCCTGGTCTTGGACTCCTATCCTGGGGCCGTCATGCAGATCCTCACGAATCTGGTCATGAATTCCCTGATCCACGGCTTCGCCGACGGCCTGCCCGGGGAAATCTTCATCAAGGTCGAGCCGGTGGGCGAGGCCGTGGCGCTGTCCTACCGGGACACCGGCGTCGGTATGGACAAGGAGCAGCGGGACCGCATCTACGACCCGTTCTACACCACCAAGCGCGGGTCGGGAGGCACGGGGCTCGGCATGAACATCGTCTATAATCTCGTCACCCAGACGCTCAAAGGCTCCATCCTGCTGGAGACGAGTCCGGGACAGGGCGCGACGTTTCTGCTGACCTTGCCCAAGGACCCTGATCAGACTGCCGGAGCGGCGGTTCCGCGCGACGTTTGA
- a CDS encoding response regulator, translated as MTAGAAGRSVLLLDDEPTIRESLGEYLEDCGIATLQAESGEEALAMDGLEAVAVAVVDIRLGGMDGIEFIKALHALRPDVRFLIHTGSTDFQLDPELRAIGLTECEVIFKPVLDMSVFERAIRQKLAEAGS; from the coding sequence ATGACCGCGGGGGCGGCAGGCCGCAGTGTGCTCCTCCTGGACGATGAGCCGACCATCCGGGAGAGCCTGGGCGAGTATCTGGAGGATTGCGGTATTGCGACCCTTCAGGCCGAGAGCGGCGAAGAGGCCCTCGCCATGGACGGTCTGGAGGCCGTTGCCGTGGCGGTGGTCGATATCCGTCTCGGGGGCATGGACGGGATCGAGTTTATCAAGGCGCTCCACGCGCTCCGGCCAGACGTTCGTTTCCTTATCCACACGGGCTCCACGGACTTTCAGCTGGACCCGGAACTGCGCGCCATCGGACTGACGGAGTGCGAGGTGATTTTCAAGCCGGTCCTGGACATGTCCGTGTTCGAGCGGGCCATCCGGCAGAAACTGGCGGAGGCTGGTTCATGA
- a CDS encoding ATP-binding protein codes for MSHYLRSHGAGRLGRRLLIRILLGIVFFTALGAMIQLTIDYRKDLQVLEGQLDQVRSSRVPSLTSSLWHLDEAQVISQLEGILDLRDVKYARVVTPDGLVFFRGQEAEEKTLVIRKFPLLYQAFDRIEEIGTLTVAGDRSAVLGRIKDKILVIVVTQGVQFMLVAVLIVAIVHMLVTRHLRRMALYTSELNIDRLQEPLVLDKASGTPDEIDIVVNAFNAMRENLLRDIRQKEEAEAKLKAAEGYIRNILDSMPSLLIAVDEEGRVTQWNQPAARMTGVPAEDALGREFADVYPEAPLTTEQIMAAMKGGVPVKEAKVPRKDGDVVGYVDVTVYPLETGSVRGAVVRIDDVSERVRLEEMMIQSEKMVSIGGLAAGMAHEINNPLAGILQNAQVIRNRISPDLPANSSAAGEVGIDLESLHAYLDRRGCLRMMDSIMESGQRAARIVENMLSFSRKSNVEMAKVDICALLDRTVELAANDYDLKRQYDFRRIRIIREYEADLPFVSCEESKIQQVFFNLIRNGAQAMASRQGDACFVLRARSSGDAVRIEIADNGPGMSEELRKRIFEPFFTTKKVGEGTGLGLSVSYFIVVENHGGQMEVESIPGQGTTFIVLLPLTPGVKLVEGALR; via the coding sequence TTGTCCCACTATCTGAGATCGCACGGGGCCGGGCGGCTTGGCCGCCGGCTTCTGATCAGGATATTGCTGGGCATCGTCTTCTTCACCGCCCTGGGGGCCATGATCCAGCTGACCATCGACTACCGCAAGGACCTGCAGGTCCTCGAAGGGCAGCTCGACCAGGTCCGCTCCTCGCGCGTGCCCAGCCTGACAAGCTCCCTCTGGCATCTCGACGAGGCGCAGGTCATATCCCAGCTTGAAGGCATCCTCGACCTGCGCGACGTGAAGTACGCCCGCGTGGTCACCCCGGACGGGCTGGTGTTCTTCCGCGGCCAGGAGGCGGAGGAGAAGACTCTCGTCATCCGCAAATTCCCCCTGCTCTACCAGGCCTTCGATCGTATCGAGGAGATAGGGACCCTGACCGTGGCCGGGGACAGAAGCGCTGTCCTGGGCCGGATCAAGGACAAGATCCTGGTCATCGTCGTCACCCAGGGCGTGCAGTTCATGCTCGTGGCCGTGCTTATCGTGGCCATCGTCCACATGCTCGTCACCCGGCATCTGCGCAGGATGGCCCTCTACACCTCGGAGCTGAACATCGACAGGCTGCAGGAGCCCCTGGTGCTCGACAAGGCTTCCGGGACGCCCGACGAGATCGACATCGTGGTCAACGCCTTCAACGCCATGCGCGAGAACCTGCTGCGGGACATCCGGCAGAAGGAGGAGGCGGAAGCGAAGCTCAAGGCGGCGGAAGGGTACATCCGCAACATCCTTGACTCCATGCCGTCCCTCCTCATCGCCGTGGACGAGGAGGGGCGTGTCACGCAGTGGAACCAGCCGGCCGCGCGCATGACGGGCGTACCGGCCGAGGACGCGCTGGGGAGGGAGTTCGCCGACGTGTATCCCGAGGCCCCGCTGACCACGGAGCAGATCATGGCCGCCATGAAGGGCGGCGTCCCTGTCAAGGAGGCCAAGGTGCCCCGCAAGGACGGCGACGTGGTCGGGTACGTGGACGTCACGGTCTACCCTCTGGAGACCGGCAGCGTGCGGGGCGCCGTGGTGCGCATCGACGACGTGTCGGAGAGGGTGCGCCTCGAGGAGATGATGATCCAGTCCGAAAAGATGGTTTCCATCGGCGGCCTGGCCGCAGGCATGGCCCACGAGATCAACAACCCCCTGGCCGGCATCCTGCAGAACGCGCAGGTCATCCGCAACCGCATCTCGCCGGACTTGCCAGCCAACAGCTCGGCGGCAGGGGAGGTCGGGATCGACCTGGAGAGCCTGCACGCCTACCTCGACCGCCGGGGCTGCCTGCGCATGATGGATTCCATCATGGAGTCCGGACAGCGCGCCGCGCGCATCGTCGAGAACATGCTGTCCTTCAGCCGCAAGAGCAACGTCGAGATGGCCAAGGTGGACATCTGCGCCCTGCTGGACCGGACCGTGGAACTGGCAGCCAACGACTACGACCTGAAAAGGCAGTACGATTTTCGCAGAATACGGATCATCCGGGAGTACGAAGCCGATCTGCCTTTCGTGTCGTGCGAGGAGAGCAAGATCCAGCAGGTCTTTTTCAACCTCATCCGCAACGGTGCACAGGCCATGGCGTCGCGGCAGGGCGACGCCTGTTTCGTTCTGCGCGCCAGATCGTCGGGCGATGCCGTGCGCATCGAGATCGCGGACAACGGGCCTGGCATGTCCGAAGAACTGCGCAAACGGATATTCGAGCCGTTCTTCACCACCAAGAAGGTGGGTGAGGGGACGGGGTTGGGACTGTCGGTATCGTATTTCATCGTCGTGGAGAATCACGGCGGCCAGATGGAGGTGGAGTCCATCCCGGGGCAGGGCACGACGTTCATCGTCCTCCTGCCGCTGACTCCTGGCGTCAAGCTCGTTGAGGGGGCTCTGCGATGA
- a CDS encoding DUF554 domain-containing protein yields MVFPLGSVINALAILVGGALGLLLHGRLPEKMRQVVFQGLGLCVLVIGVQMALQGKNGLLVVLSVLIGGVVGEALSLEDRFAGLADKLKGLVRSSNTRFVDGMVNASLIYCIGAMAILGSFDEGIRGDHSILFTKALLDGFASIALASTYGSGVLFSALPVLVYQGLLTIFAGSFQGLFSDYLIAQLTATGGTLILGIGINLLGLTVIRLSSLLPSLVFIVLLSAFSS; encoded by the coding sequence ATGGTTTTCCCACTCGGTTCCGTCATCAACGCCCTGGCCATCCTGGTCGGTGGCGCGTTGGGTCTGCTGCTGCACGGCCGCCTTCCGGAAAAGATGCGCCAGGTCGTTTTCCAGGGCCTGGGCCTGTGCGTCCTGGTCATCGGCGTGCAGATGGCCCTGCAGGGCAAGAACGGGCTGCTCGTGGTGCTGAGCGTCCTCATCGGCGGCGTCGTGGGCGAGGCCCTGAGCCTCGAGGACCGCTTCGCCGGGCTGGCCGACAAGCTCAAGGGACTTGTGCGCTCCTCCAACACCCGCTTTGTGGACGGCATGGTCAACGCATCGCTGATCTACTGCATCGGGGCCATGGCCATTCTGGGATCCTTCGATGAAGGCATCCGCGGCGACCATTCGATCCTCTTCACCAAGGCCCTGCTGGACGGCTTCGCCTCCATCGCCCTGGCCTCGACCTACGGGTCCGGCGTGCTCTTTTCCGCCCTTCCGGTGCTCGTCTATCAGGGGCTCTTGACCATCTTTGCCGGCTCGTTTCAGGGGCTCTTCTCGGACTACCTCATCGCCCAGCTCACGGCCACGGGCGGCACCCTGATCCTGGGCATCGGCATCAACCTGCTGGGGCTGACCGTCATCCGGCTTTCGAGCCTCCTGCCGTCGCTTGTCTTCATCGTGCTCCTTTCGGCCTTTTCGAGTTGA
- a CDS encoding N-acetylmuramoyl-L-alanine amidase: MRFALKAVLTAVLVLGFAVAVSAAAKDDYARGVSAFNSLVGNEKRAGLRAEWLAVMNHFEQSLAAEPKGAYAPKCMFFLGRSFEELARRSFAKADRTSALEAYDRLLKAFPKHGWADDAMFRKGMVWLELTKDPVQAEGFFKGVAAAYPKGDMAPRAREMLAQMAGAAPAQAAPKQPVSPSTSQAGAPAPAPSSKPAPASATKAVPAKGESTLLGIRHWSSSDYTRVVMDMAGDVKYERALVEKAKNGNKQLQITLQRTDIAADVMPERTVDDGILSQILVSPDSTGAALITFDLMQMDHYRVFTLPEPYRVVLDIYATGGNGVRAKDAAAAQADGALGKQGAEVDHVQQALAELEAKRAAKNDVLAAKPASEPATAQKQAKSGKQSVSPAPVAEAKEESPQIDVSPKQKKYAGSLVEQLGLKVRTIMIDAGHGGKDPGAVANGHEEKDINLRMARILGRELQQQGFEVHFTRTGDKFIPLEERTAMANAKNADLFISLHCNAIKDASVKGLEVYYLNLATDAQAVRVAARENGVSAKKISDMQFILSDLMLNSKINESRQMASLVEQETLRAVRPKYPLASHGAKGAFFYVLTGARMPSILVEIGYLTNPEEAAKLGSDAYLASMARGLASGVVAYKKKLERFALGGSGKS, encoded by the coding sequence GTGCGTTTTGCGTTGAAAGCAGTTTTGACGGCCGTACTGGTCCTCGGGTTCGCCGTGGCCGTTTCGGCTGCGGCAAAGGACGACTATGCCCGCGGGGTGAGCGCCTTCAACTCGCTCGTGGGGAACGAGAAGCGGGCGGGCCTGCGGGCCGAGTGGCTCGCGGTCATGAACCATTTCGAGCAATCCCTGGCGGCGGAGCCCAAAGGGGCGTATGCGCCGAAGTGCATGTTTTTTCTGGGGCGCTCCTTCGAGGAACTGGCCCGACGTTCGTTCGCCAAGGCCGATCGCACGAGCGCCCTGGAAGCCTACGACCGGCTGCTCAAGGCCTTCCCGAAGCATGGCTGGGCTGATGACGCGATGTTCCGCAAGGGGATGGTCTGGCTGGAACTGACCAAGGATCCGGTCCAGGCCGAAGGGTTTTTCAAGGGCGTCGCAGCGGCATACCCCAAAGGCGACATGGCGCCGAGGGCCCGCGAGATGCTGGCGCAGATGGCCGGCGCGGCGCCAGCTCAGGCCGCGCCGAAACAGCCCGTATCCCCGTCCACGTCCCAGGCCGGCGCTCCCGCCCCTGCGCCCTCGTCCAAGCCCGCCCCGGCGTCGGCGACCAAAGCCGTTCCAGCCAAGGGAGAGTCGACTCTTCTGGGCATCCGGCACTGGTCGAGCAGCGACTACACGCGCGTGGTCATGGATATGGCGGGCGACGTGAAGTACGAGCGCGCCTTGGTCGAAAAGGCCAAGAACGGCAACAAGCAATTGCAGATCACCCTGCAGCGGACCGATATCGCGGCCGACGTCATGCCCGAACGGACCGTCGACGACGGCATCCTGTCGCAGATTCTGGTCAGCCCGGATTCAACAGGCGCCGCGCTGATCACGTTCGACCTCATGCAGATGGATCATTACCGGGTCTTCACCCTGCCGGAACCCTATCGGGTGGTGCTCGACATCTATGCCACCGGCGGAAACGGGGTGCGAGCCAAGGACGCCGCGGCGGCTCAGGCGGATGGGGCTCTCGGAAAGCAGGGGGCCGAAGTCGATCACGTGCAGCAGGCACTGGCCGAACTGGAGGCCAAACGTGCGGCTAAGAACGATGTGCTCGCAGCGAAGCCGGCTTCCGAGCCGGCCACGGCGCAGAAACAGGCCAAAAGCGGAAAGCAGTCCGTTTCTCCGGCGCCGGTCGCGGAGGCAAAGGAGGAGTCCCCGCAGATCGATGTCTCGCCCAAGCAGAAGAAATACGCCGGCTCCCTGGTCGAACAACTCGGCCTCAAGGTCCGCACGATCATGATCGACGCCGGGCACGGCGGCAAGGACCCAGGCGCCGTGGCCAACGGCCACGAGGAGAAGGACATCAACCTGCGCATGGCCAGGATTTTGGGCCGCGAGCTGCAACAGCAGGGCTTCGAGGTGCACTTCACGCGCACGGGCGACAAGTTCATACCCCTCGAGGAGCGCACGGCCATGGCCAACGCCAAGAACGCCGACCTCTTCATTTCCCTGCACTGCAACGCCATCAAGGACGCCTCGGTCAAAGGCCTCGAGGTCTACTATCTGAACCTGGCGACCGACGCGCAGGCCGTGCGCGTCGCGGCGAGGGAGAACGGGGTTTCGGCGAAAAAGATCAGCGACATGCAGTTCATTCTTTCGGATCTCATGCTCAACTCCAAGATTAACGAGTCCCGCCAGATGGCCTCCCTGGTCGAGCAGGAGACGTTGCGCGCCGTGCGTCCCAAGTATCCGCTGGCGAGCCATGGGGCCAAGGGCGCGTTCTTCTACGTGCTGACCGGGGCGCGGATGCCGTCCATTCTCGTGGAGATCGGCTACCTGACCAACCCCGAGGAGGCGGCCAAGCTCGGTTCAGATGCGTATCTGGCCTCCATGGCCAGGGGCCTGGCCTCCGGCGTGGTGGCCTACAAGAAGAAGCTGGAACGCTTCGCCCTTGGCGGGTCTGGCAAATCCTGA
- the glmS gene encoding glutamine--fructose-6-phosphate transaminase (isomerizing), whose protein sequence is MCGIIGYTGHRPAIPAIVEGLRRLEYRGYDSAGVAYEEPQGLHVIRAEGKLGALDCKIAGLDTASSVCGIGHTRWATHGLPVERNAHPHMDGDRRFALVHNGIIENYAELKAELVAEGHVFHSETDTEVLVHVIAKGVQLTGDVRQGISWALSQVDGAYAFALLSREHPGKIWASRKASPLLMGIGTGENFLASDIPAFLPYTREVVFLDNGELVEIDAGSWQVFDAVTLKPKAKEVKHISWDVQAAQKDGYKHFMLKEIFEQPKVIRDCLAGRIQKGRVVLPELDALEVPGRLTIVACGTSYHAGLWAKYLLESWARIPVQVEIASEFRYRDSVFLPGDLVLTISQSGETADTLAAIRIAREVGVPILGLCNVVGSSIARESDQVVYTQAGPEISVASTKAMCSQMVLLLLMTLSWGVRKGSLPEGVLERCLADLPQLPDRLGTELPAIREKARSLSQEYSDAKSFFFLGRGQNFPMALEGALKLKEISYIHAEGYAAGEMKHGPIALIDPHFPTFAMALGDELLQKVASNLQEVQARGGRIIALVNPGAAPAVEDPWVLPEVWGPLKSFLVLPAVQLFAYEMAVYLGKDVDQPRNLAKSVTVE, encoded by the coding sequence ATGTGCGGAATCATCGGGTACACGGGACATCGTCCGGCCATCCCGGCCATTGTCGAGGGCCTTCGCCGACTTGAATACCGCGGCTACGACTCGGCCGGCGTGGCCTACGAGGAACCGCAGGGCCTGCATGTCATCCGCGCCGAGGGCAAGCTCGGCGCCCTGGACTGCAAGATCGCGGGCCTGGACACGGCCTCCTCGGTCTGCGGCATCGGCCATACCCGCTGGGCCACCCACGGCCTGCCCGTGGAGCGCAACGCCCATCCGCACATGGACGGCGACAGGCGCTTCGCCCTGGTCCACAACGGCATTATCGAGAACTACGCCGAGCTCAAGGCCGAGCTGGTGGCCGAAGGCCACGTCTTTCATTCCGAAACGGACACCGAGGTCCTGGTCCACGTCATCGCCAAGGGCGTGCAGCTGACCGGCGACGTGCGCCAGGGCATCTCTTGGGCGTTGTCGCAGGTCGACGGCGCCTACGCCTTCGCCCTGCTGTCGCGCGAGCACCCCGGGAAGATCTGGGCCAGCCGCAAGGCCAGCCCGCTCCTGATGGGCATCGGCACGGGCGAGAATTTCCTGGCCTCGGACATCCCGGCCTTTTTGCCCTACACCCGCGAGGTGGTCTTCCTGGACAACGGCGAACTGGTGGAGATCGACGCCGGTTCGTGGCAGGTCTTCGACGCCGTGACCCTCAAACCCAAGGCCAAGGAGGTCAAGCACATCTCCTGGGACGTTCAGGCCGCCCAGAAGGATGGCTACAAGCATTTTATGCTCAAGGAGATCTTCGAGCAGCCCAAGGTCATCCGCGACTGTCTGGCCGGCCGCATCCAGAAGGGCCGGGTGGTGCTGCCGGAGCTCGACGCCCTGGAGGTTCCGGGCCGCCTGACCATCGTGGCCTGCGGCACATCGTACCACGCGGGACTGTGGGCCAAGTACCTCCTCGAATCCTGGGCGCGCATCCCCGTGCAGGTCGAGATCGCCTCGGAGTTCCGTTACCGCGACAGCGTCTTCCTGCCCGGCGACCTGGTCCTGACCATCAGCCAGTCGGGCGAGACGGCCGACACCCTGGCCGCCATCCGCATCGCCCGCGAAGTCGGCGTGCCGATCCTGGGCCTGTGCAACGTGGTCGGGTCGTCCATCGCCCGCGAGTCCGACCAGGTCGTCTACACCCAGGCCGGGCCCGAGATCAGCGTGGCCTCGACCAAGGCCATGTGCAGCCAGATGGTCCTGCTGCTGCTCATGACCCTGTCCTGGGGCGTACGCAAAGGCTCTCTCCCCGAGGGCGTCCTGGAGCGCTGCCTGGCCGACCTGCCGCAGCTGCCCGATCGCCTCGGGACCGAACTGCCGGCCATCCGCGAAAAGGCCAGGAGCCTGAGCCAGGAATATTCCGACGCGAAGAGTTTCTTCTTCCTCGGCCGCGGCCAGAATTTCCCCATGGCCCTGGAGGGCGCCCTCAAGCTCAAGGAGATTTCCTACATCCACGCCGAAGGCTACGCCGCCGGCGAGATGAAGCACGGGCCCATCGCCCTCATTGACCCGCACTTCCCGACCTTCGCCATGGCCCTGGGCGACGAGCTGCTGCAGAAGGTGGCCTCGAACCTGCAGGAAGTGCAGGCCAGGGGCGGGCGCATCATTGCCCTGGTCAACCCGGGCGCAGCCCCGGCCGTCGAAGACCCGTGGGTGCTGCCCGAGGTCTGGGGGCCGCTCAAGAGTTTTCTGGTGCTGCCGGCAGTGCAGCTTTTCGCCTATGAAATGGCCGTGTACTTGGGCAAGGATGTGGACCAGCCCCGGAACCTGGCCAAAAGCGTGACCGTGGAGTAG
- the rdgB gene encoding RdgB/HAM1 family non-canonical purine NTP pyrophosphatase yields the protein MNTIVLATGNAGKVRELSAMLKELQPDMTVLGLKDFPDIGDIPETGETFEDNARIKAVAVARATGLVAVADDSGLAVDALNGAPGVYSARYSGEDATDEKNVVKLLEALKDVPDPWRGCHFACVMLAVTPGGLELVGRGAWQGRVTHAPAGDKGFGYDPVFFDEELGLTAAQMDASVKNARSHRGLALRDLLVAWPEFWKRAQAEMEK from the coding sequence ATGAACACGATCGTTCTGGCCACGGGCAATGCGGGCAAGGTCCGCGAACTGTCGGCCATGCTGAAGGAACTGCAGCCGGACATGACGGTGCTGGGGCTCAAGGATTTTCCGGACATCGGGGATATCCCCGAGACGGGCGAGACCTTCGAGGACAACGCCCGCATCAAGGCCGTGGCCGTGGCCAGGGCCACGGGTCTGGTGGCCGTGGCCGATGATTCTGGCCTGGCCGTGGACGCCCTGAACGGGGCCCCCGGCGTCTATTCGGCGCGCTACAGCGGCGAGGACGCCACGGATGAAAAAAACGTGGTCAAGCTGCTGGAGGCCCTGAAGGACGTGCCGGACCCGTGGCGCGGCTGCCACTTCGCCTGCGTCATGCTGGCCGTCACGCCAGGCGGGCTGGAGCTGGTCGGCCGCGGGGCGTGGCAGGGCCGGGTGACCCATGCCCCGGCCGGCGACAAGGGGTTCGGCTACGACCCCGTGTTTTTCGACGAGGAGCTGGGCCTGACGGCCGCGCAGATGGACGCGTCGGTCAAGAACGCCCGCAGCCACCGGGGGCTGGCCCTGCGCGACCTGCTCGTGGCCTGGCCGGAATTCTGGAAACGGGCGCAAGCCGAGATGGAGAAATAG
- a CDS encoding HesA/MoeB/ThiF family protein has product MSSSFAQELARICGYDEQRKVRTVSLPELKSLCAREGLPLREGALRCVSHGVAPVPLLKCLHGVEPQGQARLLESSVLLVGAGGLGGYVLELLARFGVGRIDVADGDVFEESNLNRQLLASVDDLGRNKARVGAERAARISPLVEVRALEMFLDRDNLSQALQGVDVVVDALGGIAPRMALHDAALERGIPVVAGAVAGWTAVVGSETAEKRGISLMWGDAAAPDAEHALGSLAPAVSLAAALMAAETSRYLLHGELALAGRMLHADLTSFSFEIYDLE; this is encoded by the coding sequence ATGAGTTCCTCCTTTGCCCAGGAACTGGCGCGGATCTGCGGGTACGACGAGCAGCGCAAGGTCCGCACGGTATCTTTGCCCGAGCTGAAATCTCTGTGCGCCCGCGAAGGCCTGCCCCTGCGCGAGGGCGCCCTGCGTTGCGTGTCGCACGGGGTGGCGCCCGTACCCCTGCTCAAATGTCTGCACGGCGTTGAGCCGCAGGGTCAGGCGCGACTTCTGGAGTCCTCGGTGCTGCTCGTGGGCGCCGGTGGCCTCGGGGGCTACGTGCTCGAACTTCTGGCGCGTTTCGGCGTGGGGCGTATCGACGTGGCCGACGGCGACGTGTTCGAGGAATCGAACCTCAACCGCCAGCTTCTCGCGTCCGTGGACGATCTGGGCCGCAACAAGGCGCGCGTGGGCGCCGAGCGGGCCGCCCGCATCTCGCCGCTGGTCGAGGTGCGGGCGTTAGAGATGTTTCTGGACCGCGACAACCTGTCTCAGGCCCTGCAAGGCGTGGACGTGGTGGTGGACGCTCTGGGCGGCATAGCCCCGCGCATGGCCCTGCACGACGCGGCCCTGGAGCGCGGCATCCCGGTGGTGGCCGGGGCCGTGGCCGGCTGGACCGCGGTGGTCGGCAGCGAGACGGCCGAAAAGCGCGGCATCTCGCTTATGTGGGGCGATGCGGCGGCCCCCGACGCCGAGCACGCCCTGGGTAGCCTGGCCCCGGCGGTTTCGCTGGCTGCGGCGCTCATGGCCGCCGAGACGTCACGCTATCTGCTGCACGGCGAACTGGCCCTGGCCGGGCGCATGCTGCATGCGGACCTGACCTCCTTTTCCTTTGAAATCTATGATCTTGAATAA
- a CDS encoding MoaD/ThiS family protein, which yields MQVRIKCFATLSDHTPEGGVLTLSAGGTVENALTALGLAPDDVKLVFVNSKHAEMDAVLADGDQLGIFPAVGGG from the coding sequence ATGCAGGTACGCATCAAATGTTTCGCCACCTTGAGTGACCACACCCCCGAAGGCGGGGTTCTGACGCTTTCCGCCGGCGGCACCGTGGAGAACGCGCTGACGGCTCTCGGGCTTGCCCCGGACGATGTGAAGCTGGTCTTCGTGAACAGCAAGCATGCGGAAATGGACGCGGTTCTGGCCGACGGCGACCAGTTGGGCATCTTTCCTGCGGTGGGCGGGGGATGA